The Nitrospirota bacterium region TGGCGTAGCGTTCTTGCTCGGCTTCGGCGAGGTCGAGGCCTACGAAGAAGTCACGGTGACCGACGGCGGGACATTGACCGGGCAGGTCACGCTCGACGGGGCCGTGCCGAAACCGAAGGGCTACAATCTGACCACCCTGCCCGACCCCCTCTATTGCGGGCGCATTTCCGACGGGCAAGGCTGGCGCATCCTGCAACCGTTCCAGGTCGGGCCGGCGGGCGAGTTTCGCGAGCTCGTGGTCTATCTG contains the following coding sequences:
- a CDS encoding carboxypeptidase regulatory-like domain-containing protein, with translation MGTVVGVAFLLGFGEVEAYEEVTVTDGGTLTGQVTLDGAVPKPKGYNLTTLPDPLYCGRISDGQGWRILQPFQVGPAGEFRELVVYL